The proteins below are encoded in one region of Argonema galeatum A003/A1:
- a CDS encoding Uma2 family endonuclease, which yields MFVQKSISGSTPPQATVKATIPPLENGDRLTRHEFERRYEAMPHIKKAELIEGVVYMASPVRATSHGQPHGHIITWLGVYSAATPGVMLCDNATVRLDLENEPQPDALLRLDPSVGGQSRISDDDYIDGAPELIVEIAASTASYDLHDKLRVYRRNGVQEYLVWKVNDKQLNWFRLREGEYLQLEADANGVIRSEIFPGLWLAVSALINGDLAQVLAVVQQGLATEEHGNFVNRLSSS from the coding sequence ATGTTTGTACAAAAATCAATATCCGGTTCGACACCGCCACAAGCTACCGTTAAGGCTACCATACCACCCCTAGAGAATGGCGACAGACTAACGCGGCATGAGTTCGAGAGGCGTTATGAAGCAATGCCGCATATCAAAAAAGCTGAATTAATTGAAGGAGTGGTCTATATGGCATCACCAGTGCGTGCTACAAGTCACGGTCAACCTCACGGTCATATTATCACTTGGCTCGGTGTCTACTCTGCCGCAACACCTGGGGTGATGTTATGTGACAATGCTACAGTTCGTCTTGATTTGGAGAACGAACCGCAACCAGATGCACTACTGCGATTAGATCCTAGTGTAGGCGGTCAATCTCGCATTAGCGATGATGATTATATTGATGGTGCGCCGGAATTAATTGTAGAGATAGCAGCTAGTACTGCTTCTTACGATTTGCATGACAAATTAAGGGTTTATCGTCGTAACGGAGTGCAGGAATATTTAGTATGGAAAGTTAACGACAAACAATTAAATTGGTTTCGGTTGAGAGAAGGTGAATACCTGCAATTAGAAGCAGATGCAAATGGTGTAATTCGCAGCGAAATATTCCCTGGTTTGTGGTTGGCTGTGTCCGCGTTAATAAATGGAGATTTAGCGCAAGTTTTGGCTGTAGTGCAGCAAGGTTTGGCAACCGAAGAACATGGTAATTTCGTGAATAGGTTGAGTAGTAGTTAG
- a CDS encoding DUF6888 family protein translates to MCKLDKGEFIGASTIPTVAQAFQCFTLCCRLTKMYMPIFLVRLDERTGKVFILAGEEHEISIDQDGEWRYET, encoded by the coding sequence TTGTGTAAACTAGATAAGGGAGAGTTTATAGGGGCATCCACTATTCCTACAGTAGCGCAGGCTTTTCAATGCTTTACTCTTTGTTGCAGACTGACAAAGATGTATATGCCTATTTTTCTGGTACGTTTGGATGAACGCACAGGCAAAGTGTTTATCTTGGCGGGTGAAGAACACGAAATATCGATCGACCAAGATGGTGAATGGAGATACGAAACATGA
- the secD gene encoding protein translocase subunit SecD: MQKQRSLLALIVVLVIAAITVIALVPIRLGLDLQGGAQLTIQVKPSEEVKVITPDVLEAVRRVIDNRINGLGVSESLVQTVGQDQILVQLPGVSDPQQAERVLGGTAQLDFREQKPGTEPQLFAEQQVRRQLLADRDKFRKAADKAGLEQVQPKINRSNEAIQALYERTNPPLTGKNLKDAFPTTDQTNNWSVVLRFDGVGGDLFANLTKNIAGTGRTLGIFLDNELISAATVDVKFAQAGITGGSAEISGNFTVQDAQDLAIQLKGGALPVPVEIVENRTVGATLGRDSIQRSIYAGAGGLTFVLIFMVVYYRLPGLIADVALIIYSLLTLACFVLLNVTLTLPGIAGFILSIGMAVDANVLIFERTREELRAGKSLYRSVESGFYRAFSSILDSNVTTWIACAALFWLGTGLVKGFALTLALGVAVSMFTAITCSRTLLMVAIAIPELRKPELFAPKKVEVKS, encoded by the coding sequence ATGCAAAAACAGCGTTCCTTATTGGCTTTGATCGTAGTTCTGGTAATTGCTGCCATCACAGTAATTGCTTTGGTGCCAATCCGGTTGGGATTGGATCTCCAAGGTGGGGCACAACTGACGATTCAGGTGAAACCGTCAGAGGAAGTCAAGGTAATTACCCCTGACGTTTTGGAAGCGGTTAGGAGAGTAATCGATAATCGCATTAACGGTCTGGGAGTTTCCGAATCTTTGGTGCAAACTGTGGGGCAGGATCAGATCCTGGTGCAGTTACCAGGGGTGAGTGACCCCCAACAGGCGGAAAGAGTGCTGGGTGGCACAGCTCAGCTGGATTTTCGCGAACAAAAGCCCGGTACCGAACCTCAGCTGTTTGCCGAACAACAGGTAAGACGGCAATTGTTGGCCGATCGGGATAAGTTTAGAAAAGCTGCCGATAAAGCTGGACTCGAACAAGTTCAGCCGAAAATAAACCGCAGCAACGAAGCGATCCAAGCTTTGTACGAACGCACTAATCCCCCACTGACAGGCAAAAACCTCAAAGATGCCTTCCCCACAACCGATCAAACCAATAATTGGAGCGTGGTGTTGCGCTTTGATGGTGTGGGGGGCGATCTGTTCGCGAATCTAACTAAAAACATCGCCGGTACCGGACGCACCCTGGGCATTTTTCTAGATAACGAACTGATCAGCGCTGCTACCGTTGACGTTAAGTTTGCTCAAGCTGGCATCACGGGCGGAAGTGCTGAGATTAGCGGCAACTTTACGGTACAAGACGCGCAGGACTTGGCGATCCAGCTCAAAGGTGGGGCCCTGCCAGTTCCAGTGGAAATAGTGGAAAACCGCACGGTGGGTGCCACTTTGGGGCGAGACAGCATCCAACGCAGTATCTACGCAGGTGCGGGGGGTTTGACTTTCGTCTTAATCTTCATGGTGGTTTACTATCGACTGCCCGGTTTAATTGCGGACGTGGCTTTGATCATTTACAGCTTGCTGACGCTAGCCTGCTTCGTTTTGCTCAACGTTACTTTAACGCTGCCTGGAATTGCGGGTTTTATCCTCAGCATCGGTATGGCGGTTGATGCTAACGTGCTGATTTTTGAGCGCACGCGGGAAGAATTGCGTGCGGGTAAGAGTTTATATCGTTCAGTTGAGTCGGGATTTTACCGCGCTTTTTCGAGTATTTTGGATAGTAACGTGACGACGTGGATTGCTTGTGCAGCTTTGTTTTGGTTGGGCACTGGTTTGGTGAAGGGGTTTGCTTTGACGCTGGCACTCGGTGTGGCGGTGAGTATGTTTACGGCGATTACTTGTAGCCGGACGCTGTTGATGGTTGCGATCGCTATTCCCGAACTACGCAAACCGGAGTTATTTGCCCCCAAAAAAGTTGAGGTAAAATCATGA
- a CDS encoding DUF4258 domain-containing protein, giving the protein MDIDDIIEAIATNRVQLSQHSLNEAALDNLAIDEIYFSVIEGGEIIEDYPDAYPLPAYLVLGYNLTEEPIHSVWGYNEGTQTVRLITVYRPDPNRWINWRIRR; this is encoded by the coding sequence ATGGACATTGATGACATTATAGAGGCGATCGCAACAAATCGGGTGCAGCTATCTCAACATAGTTTAAATGAAGCGGCATTAGACAATCTTGCCATAGATGAAATTTACTTTTCAGTAATCGAAGGAGGTGAAATAATTGAAGATTACCCAGACGCTTATCCTTTGCCAGCTTACTTAGTCCTGGGATACAACCTGACGGAAGAGCCGATTCATTCAGTCTGGGGATACAATGAAGGAACCCAAACAGTTCGTCTAATCACAGTCTACCGTCCCGACCCAAACCGTTGGATTAATTGGAGGATAAGAAGATGA
- a CDS encoding class I SAM-dependent methyltransferase has translation MGKQSLGEANYQPDSKSIRKAYEEYSVEGFYNKFGDDYKNPHELIIQQIIEVVINKWQLDLEKVLDLACGSGEVTLTLKKLGATDIDGIDPYTYNAYLKRTGQLAERYTFEEIASGILGNRCYSLIVCSFALHLVEESRLPFLVYQLSLIANTMVIITPHKRPQLKPEWGWICVDEIVIDRVRVWLFQTP, from the coding sequence ATGGGCAAGCAAAGTTTAGGTGAAGCAAATTATCAACCTGATAGCAAATCGATCAGAAAGGCTTACGAAGAATACAGTGTCGAAGGCTTTTATAATAAATTTGGCGATGATTATAAAAATCCTCACGAGTTAATAATCCAGCAAATTATTGAAGTGGTTATTAACAAATGGCAGCTAGATTTGGAAAAGGTATTAGACTTAGCTTGCGGTAGTGGCGAAGTTACTTTAACACTGAAAAAGTTGGGCGCTACCGATATTGATGGCATCGATCCATACACATACAATGCCTATTTAAAACGGACGGGTCAATTAGCCGAAAGATATACATTTGAAGAGATTGCATCGGGAATTCTTGGCAATAGGTGTTATAGTTTAATAGTTTGTAGCTTTGCTTTGCATTTGGTGGAAGAGTCGCGTCTACCTTTTTTGGTTTACCAGTTGAGTTTAATTGCCAATACAATGGTAATCATTACACCTCACAAGCGTCCTCAATTGAAGCCAGAATGGGGATGGATTTGCGTGGACGAGATTGTAATCGATCGCGTGCGGGTATGGTTATTTCAGACGCCGTAA
- a CDS encoding DUF6887 family protein has protein sequence MKPNFQAMTRKELRTYVIAHPDDNEAFYAYVDKAEKEGNWVTMPPLKSPEDLDNYPDFLDKIRRDPGRRSDN, from the coding sequence ATGAAACCAAATTTTCAGGCAATGACTCGCAAAGAATTAAGAACTTACGTAATTGCTCATCCAGATGATAATGAAGCTTTCTACGCTTACGTAGATAAGGCAGAAAAAGAGGGAAATTGGGTAACAATGCCGCCTCTAAAATCACCTGAAGATTTGGATAATTATCCTGATTTTTTGGATAAAATACGCCGAGATCCTGGTAGGCGATCGGATAATTAA
- a CDS encoding alpha-ketoacid dehydrogenase subunit beta, with protein sequence MAETLFFNALREAIDEEMARDESVFVLGEDVGHYGGSYKVTKDLHKKYGDLRVLDTPIAENSFTGMAVGAAMTGLRPIIEGMNMGFLLLAFNQISNNAGMLRYTSGGNFKIPMVIRGPGGVGRQLGAEHSQRLEAYFQAVPGLKIVACSTPYNAKGLLKSAIRDDNPVLFFEHVLLYNLKENLPEKEYLLPLDKAEVVRQGKDVTILTYSRMRHHVMQAVKGLEKQGFDPEVIDLISLKPLDFDTIGASIRKTHRVIIVEECMKTGGIGAELVASINDRLFDELDAPVLRLSSQDIPTPYNGKLESLTIVQPEQIVEAVQKMVALRV encoded by the coding sequence ATGGCAGAAACATTATTCTTCAACGCACTGCGGGAAGCCATTGATGAAGAAATGGCACGCGACGAGTCCGTATTTGTCCTTGGTGAAGACGTAGGTCACTATGGCGGTTCCTACAAAGTGACCAAAGACCTGCACAAAAAATATGGAGATTTGCGCGTACTCGACACTCCGATCGCAGAAAATAGCTTTACCGGCATGGCAGTAGGAGCCGCAATGACGGGATTGCGGCCTATCATCGAAGGGATGAACATGGGCTTTTTGCTCCTGGCGTTCAACCAAATCTCCAACAACGCCGGGATGCTGCGCTATACTTCCGGCGGGAACTTCAAAATTCCGATGGTGATTAGAGGCCCAGGCGGCGTCGGCAGACAGTTGGGTGCGGAACACTCCCAGCGACTGGAAGCTTACTTCCAAGCAGTTCCGGGTCTGAAAATAGTCGCTTGTTCCACACCTTACAATGCCAAAGGACTACTCAAATCTGCCATCCGCGACGATAACCCAGTTCTATTTTTTGAGCACGTCCTGCTCTATAACTTAAAAGAAAACTTGCCAGAGAAAGAATACCTGCTACCCCTGGATAAAGCAGAAGTGGTGCGTCAAGGTAAAGATGTGACAATCTTGACTTATTCGCGGATGCGCCATCACGTCATGCAGGCAGTTAAGGGATTGGAAAAACAAGGTTTCGATCCAGAAGTGATTGACCTGATTTCCCTCAAACCCTTAGACTTCGATACGATCGGTGCTTCCATTCGGAAAACTCACCGGGTGATAATTGTGGAAGAGTGTATGAAAACTGGCGGTATTGGAGCAGAATTAGTTGCTTCAATTAACGATCGCCTGTTTGACGAACTCGATGCACCCGTATTGCGCCTATCTTCCCAGGATATCCCCACGCCTTACAACGGCAAACTGGAAAGCTTGACGATCGTGCAACCGGAGCAAATCGTGGAAGCCGTGCAAAAGATGGTTGCGCTACGGGTGTAG
- the secF gene encoding protein translocase subunit SecF — MKLQVNKQRSLWWMSSAVILIGGLAAMLISWAQIGVPLRPGLDFVGGTRLQFELDCTIPNNCDKPIDLTAVNEAIDAQGLANTSVQLVGKQGLSIRTKDLKPQERTQLQTAISQKIGTFDPKKIQIDTVGPTIGKQLLNSGLLALLISFAGIVVYLSFRFQLDYAVFAIVALFHDIWLTIGIFAILGLVLHIEVDSLFIVALLTIIGFSVNDTVVIYDRIREIISKDGNRLIGDIIDDAVNQTLTRSINTTMTVLLTLLSIFLFGGETLKYFALALIIGFTTGAYSSIFIASTLLAWWRERTGRAIPVPAQGPQEIDDSGSPDDLRSI; from the coding sequence ATGAAATTACAAGTAAACAAGCAGCGATCGCTTTGGTGGATGAGTTCTGCCGTTATCCTGATCGGCGGTCTCGCTGCTATGCTGATTTCTTGGGCGCAAATTGGCGTCCCCCTGCGTCCCGGTCTGGATTTTGTCGGTGGCACGCGCCTGCAATTTGAATTGGATTGTACAATACCCAATAATTGCGATAAGCCGATCGACCTTACCGCAGTCAACGAAGCCATAGACGCTCAAGGTTTAGCTAATACCAGTGTCCAATTAGTCGGTAAGCAAGGTCTTTCTATTCGCACAAAAGACCTCAAACCGCAGGAACGCACTCAGTTGCAAACTGCCATCAGTCAAAAAATCGGCACTTTCGATCCCAAGAAGATTCAAATTGATACGGTTGGCCCTACGATCGGGAAGCAACTGCTCAATTCTGGCTTATTGGCTTTGCTGATTTCCTTTGCCGGTATTGTGGTCTACCTCAGTTTCAGGTTTCAGTTAGACTACGCCGTTTTTGCGATCGTTGCTTTGTTCCACGATATTTGGCTTACCATTGGTATTTTCGCTATCTTGGGCTTGGTGCTGCACATCGAAGTCGATAGCTTGTTCATTGTTGCCCTTCTGACGATTATCGGCTTCTCAGTTAACGATACTGTGGTGATCTACGATCGCATTCGGGAGATTATCAGTAAAGATGGCAATCGTTTAATTGGCGATATTATTGATGATGCGGTCAATCAAACTTTGACGCGATCGATCAACACTACAATGACTGTGTTGCTGACATTGCTTTCTATCTTCCTATTTGGCGGAGAAACCCTGAAATACTTTGCCCTAGCCCTAATTATTGGCTTTACCACAGGTGCTTATTCCAGTATTTTCATCGCTAGTACTTTGTTAGCTTGGTGGAGGGAACGCACGGGTCGCGCTATTCCCGTTCCTGCCCAAGGGCCACAGGAGATTGATGACTCTGGTAGTCCTGACGATCTTAGAAGCATTTGA
- a CDS encoding DUF29 family protein, translating to MTTQELTNLRASILEGRYTDALIIVDELEGMSRQAILRNIQSFLLRLLVHLIKNQVEQRLTNSWANSISDSIRQIKKLNLQDKTSYYLKIDEWEEMLEDEFEAAIDAASVEVRDGIYTPFELLEIVDKNQIMMTAQKLLDLTYDPSAKTLPSVIKEHLAQLPGGENWQYGRQR from the coding sequence ATGACGACTCAGGAACTCACAAATTTAAGAGCAAGCATCCTGGAAGGACGCTACACAGATGCTTTGATAATTGTAGATGAATTAGAAGGAATGAGCAGACAAGCCATACTGCGTAACATCCAATCCTTTTTACTTAGGTTGCTGGTTCATTTAATTAAGAACCAAGTTGAGCAACGATTAACCAATTCTTGGGCAAATTCCATCTCCGATTCTATTCGTCAGATTAAAAAGCTGAATTTACAAGATAAAACATCTTACTACCTTAAGATAGATGAATGGGAGGAAATGCTTGAAGATGAGTTTGAGGCGGCAATTGATGCTGCCAGCGTGGAAGTACGCGATGGAATATATACACCGTTTGAACTACTAGAGATAGTAGATAAAAACCAGATAATGATGACTGCACAAAAGTTGCTGGATCTGACTTACGATCCTTCAGCAAAAACTTTACCATCGGTTATTAAAGAGCATTTAGCTCAGTTACCGGGTGGTGAAAATTGGCAATATGGTAGGCAAAGATAG
- the pdhA gene encoding pyruvate dehydrogenase (acetyl-transferring) E1 component subunit alpha: protein MVQERTLPVFQTAQVQISKEEGLRLYEDMTLGRFFEDKCAEMYYRGKMFGFVHLYNGQEAVSTGVIKSLRQDEDYVSSTYRDHVHALSAGVPAREVMAELFGKATGCSKGRGGSMHMFSGPHHLLGGYAFVAEGIPVATGAAFQSKYRREALGDASADQVTACFFGDGAANNGQFFECLNMAALWKLPILYVVENNKWAIGMAHDRATSVPEIYKKAAAFGMAGVEVDGMDVLAVRQVAQEAIDRARAGEGPTVIEALTYRFRGHSLADPDELRSKEEKEFWFTRDPIKKLAAYLIEQSLASGDELKAIERKIQAEIDDAVKFAEESPEPDPSELYRFIFAEDE, encoded by the coding sequence ATGGTTCAGGAACGGACTTTACCTGTTTTTCAGACTGCACAAGTACAAATATCCAAAGAAGAAGGGCTGCGGCTCTACGAAGATATGACCTTGGGGCGCTTCTTTGAGGATAAGTGCGCCGAAATGTACTACCGGGGCAAAATGTTCGGTTTTGTCCATTTGTATAACGGTCAAGAGGCTGTGTCTACTGGCGTGATCAAATCTTTACGACAAGACGAGGATTACGTTTCCAGCACTTATCGGGATCACGTTCACGCTTTGAGTGCTGGTGTACCGGCTCGCGAGGTGATGGCAGAATTGTTTGGTAAGGCGACTGGTTGCTCGAAGGGTCGCGGTGGCTCGATGCATATGTTCTCTGGGCCACATCATCTGCTGGGCGGTTATGCTTTTGTGGCTGAAGGGATTCCTGTTGCTACTGGTGCGGCATTTCAATCTAAGTATCGCCGGGAAGCTTTGGGAGATGCTAGTGCTGACCAGGTGACAGCTTGCTTTTTTGGGGACGGTGCGGCCAATAACGGTCAGTTTTTTGAGTGCTTGAATATGGCGGCTCTCTGGAAACTGCCGATTCTGTATGTGGTGGAAAATAATAAGTGGGCGATCGGTATGGCTCACGATCGGGCCACTTCTGTCCCGGAAATCTACAAGAAAGCGGCTGCGTTTGGGATGGCGGGTGTGGAAGTAGACGGGATGGATGTGTTGGCGGTGCGCCAAGTAGCACAGGAAGCGATCGATCGCGCTCGTGCTGGTGAAGGCCCGACTGTAATTGAAGCACTTACCTACCGTTTCCGAGGTCACTCTCTGGCCGATCCAGATGAACTTCGCTCTAAAGAAGAGAAGGAATTCTGGTTTACCCGCGATCCAATTAAGAAGTTGGCTGCTTATCTGATTGAGCAAAGTCTAGCTTCTGGGGATGAACTCAAAGCGATCGAGCGGAAGATTCAAGCTGAAATTGATGATGCCGTGAAGTTTGCTGAGGAGAGTCCTGAGCCCGATCCTAGCGAACTATACCGTTTCATTTTTGCGGAAGACGAGTAG
- a CDS encoding Uma2 family endonuclease: protein MVLQTSLSASPQQQATGKATIPPLENGDRLTRHEFERRYEAMPHIKKAELIEGVVYMSSPVRARRHGEPHGHIITWLGVYSAATPGVMLCDNATVRLDLENEPQPDALLRLDPSVGGQSRISDDDYIEGATELIVEIAASTASYDLHDKLRVYRRNGVQEYLVWKVNDKQLNWFRLREGEYVQLEADANGVIRSEMFPGLALAVSALLEGDLAQVLGVVQAGLATTEHADFVNRLSGS from the coding sequence ATGGTCTTACAAACATCCCTATCCGCTTCCCCACAGCAACAGGCAACAGGTAAAGCTACCATACCACCCCTAGAGAATGGCGACAGACTAACGCGGCATGAGTTCGAGAGGCGTTATGAAGCAATGCCGCATATCAAGAAAGCTGAATTAATTGAAGGAGTGGTCTATATGTCATCACCAGTGCGTGCTAGAAGACACGGTGAACCCCACGGTCATATTATCACTTGGCTCGGTGTCTACTCTGCCGCAACACCTGGGGTGATGTTATGTGACAATGCTACAGTTCGTCTTGATTTGGAGAACGAACCGCAACCAGATGCACTACTGCGATTAGATCCTAGTGTAGGCGGTCAATCTCGCATTAGCGATGATGATTATATTGAAGGTGCTACGGAATTAATTGTAGAGATAGCAGCTAGTACTGCTTCTTACGATTTGCATGACAAATTAAGGGTTTATCGTCGTAATGGAGTGCAGGAATATTTAGTCTGGAAAGTTAACGACAAACAATTAAATTGGTTTAGATTGAGGGAAGGCGAATACGTGCAATTAGAAGCAGATGCAAATGGTGTAATTCGCAGCGAAATGTTTCCTGGTTTGGCTCTGGCTGTTTCTGCTTTGCTAGAGGGAGATTTGGCTCAAGTTTTAGGTGTTGTGCAAGCGGGTTTGGCTACAACAGAACACGCGGATTTTGTTAATCGATTAAGTGGTAGTTAG
- a CDS encoding IMS domain-containing protein codes for MRIPLDYYRILGVPIQASGEQLEQAYGDRILQLPRREYSEMSIAARKQLLDEAYVVLRDPEERRAYDASFLANTYTQGGFSPQSANAADEQAKTTSFDQQAEPATAAGATSIAGSANPAPSIEINDEEFIGALLILQELGEYELVLKLGRSYLSNSSASIEKGRFGEPKIIRQDIVLTVALACLELGREQWQQRRYEDAANSLCEGQELLLREGIFASVRGEIHADLNKLRPYRVMELLALPEEKVEQRRSGLQLLREMLHERGGMDGGGDDRSGLSIDDFLRFIQQIRVYLTSSEQQTLFEEEARRPSAVATYLAVYALLARGFIQRQPASIRRAMLMLMRLGKRQDVHLEQAVCALLLGRTQDASHALEFSGEYESLAFIREHSQGSPDLLPGLCLYSERWLQTEVFPHFRDLAKEKVSLKDYFADEQLQTSLEALPTNDAANEWEAIGSQRPSGTPQTASPSLGDTARTSNTESESETVQGLKSQIQRTKTLVESRSAAGISAIPRSTPTDELGNAIGFPRSTTEGASVPTTLQNASTGSVQTLPAAERINAKAGERKGASSQEAQSYTATPAAGRTSKSPSVPESGQDDTGESQPGLREFPNRANPTKQGQGTKRSGRTNRWSKLNLRNFFSGLRQSSEETSAKSATTKQIPPKWLLVAGAMGIGIFLLFVVWAQKNLFSKTPQPATQPVVQVEPPPEPTPTADASLLSSPGPVTKEVAQQAIETWLSTKAKAFGPDHDVDRLKQILANPVLPRWQRLAQTAKRQNWYREYKHDLKVDSIEIRQIDPNQARVEAQVSESAQHFQRNKVIKKESYDSNLRVRYDLVRQNGQWRIQNMKVL; via the coding sequence GTGCGTATTCCACTGGATTATTACCGAATTTTGGGTGTGCCGATACAGGCTTCTGGGGAACAGTTAGAGCAGGCTTATGGCGATCGCATCCTGCAACTGCCAAGACGCGAGTATTCGGAAATGTCGATCGCCGCCCGCAAACAACTGCTTGACGAAGCCTACGTCGTCCTCCGCGATCCAGAAGAGCGTAGGGCTTACGATGCCAGTTTCCTCGCTAACACATACACACAGGGCGGGTTTAGCCCACAGTCTGCCAACGCCGCAGACGAGCAAGCAAAAACTACCTCCTTTGACCAACAGGCAGAGCCAGCAACCGCAGCTGGGGCTACATCGATCGCTGGCAGCGCTAACCCTGCCCCCAGTATCGAAATTAATGACGAGGAATTCATCGGTGCCTTGCTGATTCTGCAAGAATTGGGGGAATACGAACTGGTATTGAAGTTGGGTCGCTCCTACCTCAGCAATAGCAGCGCCTCGATCGAAAAAGGCCGATTTGGAGAACCCAAAATCATCCGACAGGATATTGTGTTAACTGTCGCCCTGGCTTGCTTGGAACTCGGTAGAGAGCAATGGCAGCAACGTCGATATGAAGATGCCGCCAATTCCCTGTGCGAAGGGCAAGAATTACTTTTACGCGAAGGAATATTTGCCAGCGTCCGGGGAGAAATCCACGCAGACCTAAACAAGTTGCGCCCCTATCGAGTAATGGAGTTGCTAGCACTACCTGAAGAAAAGGTAGAACAAAGACGATCGGGATTGCAGCTATTGCGAGAAATGCTGCACGAACGCGGCGGCATGGATGGGGGTGGCGACGATCGATCGGGACTGAGCATAGATGACTTTCTCCGCTTTATCCAACAAATTCGCGTTTATCTCACCTCATCTGAGCAACAGACTCTGTTTGAAGAAGAAGCTCGTCGTCCCTCGGCTGTAGCCACTTACCTGGCAGTTTATGCTCTATTGGCACGGGGATTTATTCAACGCCAGCCCGCCTCGATCCGGCGAGCGATGCTGATGCTGATGCGTCTCGGTAAGCGCCAAGACGTGCATCTGGAACAAGCTGTATGCGCCCTGCTACTCGGACGAACCCAGGATGCTTCTCACGCCTTAGAATTCTCTGGCGAATACGAGTCGCTGGCTTTTATTCGAGAACATTCTCAAGGATCGCCAGATTTGTTGCCAGGACTTTGTTTGTATAGCGAACGCTGGTTGCAAACGGAAGTATTTCCTCATTTCCGAGACTTGGCTAAGGAAAAGGTTTCCCTGAAGGATTACTTCGCCGACGAACAGTTGCAAACAAGCCTAGAAGCACTGCCTACAAACGATGCAGCTAATGAGTGGGAAGCGATCGGCTCCCAGCGTCCATCAGGAACACCGCAAACCGCCTCACCCAGTCTTGGAGATACGGCAAGAACGTCAAATACAGAATCGGAAAGCGAGACAGTACAAGGTCTTAAAAGTCAGATCCAGCGAACTAAAACCTTAGTCGAATCTAGGTCGGCGGCTGGCATAAGTGCTATTCCTCGCAGTACGCCGACTGACGAACTGGGAAATGCGATCGGTTTCCCTCGCAGCACTACCGAAGGAGCATCCGTTCCCACCACCTTACAAAACGCCAGTACAGGGAGCGTTCAAACCCTCCCCGCCGCTGAGCGCATCAATGCCAAAGCGGGAGAGCGCAAAGGAGCTTCTTCACAAGAGGCGCAGTCATACACTGCAACGCCTGCTGCTGGGCGTACCTCCAAAAGCCCATCCGTACCGGAGTCGGGCCAAGACGACACAGGAGAATCGCAGCCAGGACTCAGAGAGTTTCCAAATAGAGCCAACCCGACCAAGCAGGGTCAGGGAACGAAGCGTTCTGGGCGTACCAATCGATGGTCGAAGCTAAATCTCAGGAATTTCTTTTCCGGTCTACGTCAAAGTTCTGAAGAAACTTCGGCTAAGTCAGCAACTACTAAACAGATACCGCCAAAGTGGCTGCTCGTCGCCGGTGCTATGGGGATAGGAATCTTTCTGCTTTTCGTTGTTTGGGCTCAAAAAAACTTGTTCTCCAAGACGCCGCAGCCAGCCACGCAGCCAGTGGTGCAGGTTGAACCGCCGCCCGAACCTACTCCCACAGCTGACGCTTCTTTATTGAGTAGCCCTGGCCCAGTGACAAAAGAGGTTGCCCAGCAAGCGATCGAAACTTGGCTATCCACTAAAGCAAAAGCTTTCGGGCCAGACCACGATGTCGATCGGTTAAAGCAAATCTTAGCCAATCCAGTTTTACCTCGATGGCAAAGGTTAGCTCAAACAGCTAAGAGACAAAACTGGTATCGAGAATATAAGCATGACCTTAAGGTTGATTCGATCGAGATCCGTCAGATCGATCCGAATCAAGCCAGAGTGGAAGCACAGGTGAGCGAATCCGCTCAGCACTTTCAACGCAATAAAGTGATTAAGAAAGAATCTTACGACTCTAACCTGCGTGTCCGGTATGACTTGGTGCGCCAAAATGGTCAATGGCGCATTCAGAATATGAAGGTTTTATAG